The following coding sequences are from one Diospyros lotus cultivar Yz01 chromosome 7, ASM1463336v1, whole genome shotgun sequence window:
- the LOC127806915 gene encoding probable leucine-rich repeat receptor-like protein kinase At1g68400 produces the protein MAEPCLLIFLLVLHFSFLLHASPNPDAEPLMAFKAASDASNKLYTWNASTNLCTWYGVSCLQNRVSRLVLEGLDLHGTFQPLTSLTQLRVLSLKQNQLSGPIPDLSNFTALKLLFLSDNEFSGGFPASVTSLFRLYRLDLSYNNLSAQIPAEVNRLTHLLTLRLEENGFSGSITQLDLPNLQDFNVSGNRLAGEIPKSLSSFPASAFARNPVLCGSPLAECKAFSSDPTRPGSSGATASPVGPDTNHPATVVSSSPTSIPANGAPVKSGKTRHAGKISLVAIIAIILGDVLVLAVVSLLLYCYFWRNYAGKARDVKSSQLLEGEKIVYSSSPYPAQPGFERGRMVFFEGAKRFELEDLLRASAEMLGKGGFGTAYKAVLDDGNIVAVKRLKDATIAGKREFEQQMDILGKLRHPNVVSLKAYYFARDEKLLVYDYMPNGNLFWLLHGNRGPGRTPLDWTTRLKIAAGAARGVAFIHSLCRSLRLTHGNIKSTNILLDKAGDARVSDFGLSAFAPPASNLQRMNGYRAPEALDPRKITQKSDVYSFGVLLLELLTGKCPSMGENVGPGMGYGGVVDLPRWVQSVVREEWTAEVFDLELMRYKDIEEEMVGLLQVAMACTSAAPDQRPKMSQVVKLIEELRGVEVSPSHEALESVSDSPSMSEDAASGVNQS, from the exons ATGGCGGAGCCATGTttgcttatttttctcttgGTCCTCCATTTCTCCTTCCTCCTCCACGCCTCGCCAAACCCAGACGCTGAGCCACTAATGGCGTTTAAAGCCGCGTCAGACGCATCCAATAAGCTCTACACATGGAATGCTTCCACTAATCTTTGTACTTGGTATGGCGTTTCCTGTCTCCAAAACCGAGTTTCAAGGCTCGTTCTCGAAGGCCTGGACCTTCACGGTACCTTCCAGCCGCTCACCTCTCTGACCCAGCTTCGCGTTCTCAGCCTCAAGCAAAACCAACTGTCCGGCCCCATTCCCGATCTCTCCAACTTCACCGCCCTGAAGCTCCTTTTTCTTTCTGATAATGAGTTTTCCGGTGGGTTTCCGGCGTCCGTGACGTCGCTATTCCGGCTGTACCGTCTCGATCTGTCTTACAACAACTTGTCCGCTCAGATTCCGGCCGAAGTAAACCGTCTTACGCACCTTCTCACTCTCCGGCTTGAGGAGAACGGGTTCTCGGGCTCCATTACGCAGCTGGATCTCCCGAATCTGCAGGACTTCAACGTCTCCGGCAACAGACTTGCCGGCGAAATACCCAAGTCGCTTTCGAGTTTCCCTGCATCAGCCTTCGCCCGTAACCCAGTCCTCTGTGGTTCGCCTCTCGCTGAATGCAAGGCATTCTCTAGTGACCCCACCCGACCCGGATCATCAGGAGCCACCGCCTCTCCGGTGGGCCCCGATACCAACCACCCGGCGACGGTAGTTTCCTCGTCTCCAACCTCGATTCCAGCCAACGGAGCCCCTGTCAAGTCCGGAAAAACCCGGCACGCCGGCAAGATAAGCCTGGTGGCGATCATCGCCATAATACTTGGCGACGTCCTCGTCCTCGCGGTGGTTTCCCTTCTCCTGTACTGCTACTTCTGGCGAAACTACGCCGGTAAAGCGCGAGACGTAAAGTCATCGCAGCTCCTGGAGGGCGAAAAAATCGTCTACTCGTCGAGCCCGTACCCGGCGCAACCCGGGTTCGAGCGGGGCAGAATGGTGTTCTTCGAGGGCGCCAAGAGGTTCGAGCTTGAAGACCTGCTCAGGGCCTCGGCGGAGATGCTGGGAAAAGGCGGGTTCGGGACGGCCTACAAAGCGGTGCTGGACGACGGCAACATCGTCGCCGTGAAGCGCCTCAAGGACGCCACCATCGCCGGAAAACGCGAGTTTGAGCAGCAGATGGATATTCTCGGGAAGCTGCGCCACCCGAACGTCGTCAGCCTGAAGGCCTATTACTTCGCACGGGACGAGAAGCTTCTGGTCTACGATTACATGCCCAATGGCAACTTGTTCTGGCTTCTTCACG GGAATAGGGGGCCAGGCCGAACCCCACTGGATTGGACAACAAGGCTCAAGATCGCAGCCGGAGCAGCTCGAGGAGTGGCCTTCATTCACAGCTTGTGCAGGTCTCTAAGGCTCACTCATGGCAACATAAAGTCCACAAATATCCTGCTCGACAAGGCCGGCGATGCCCGGGTCTCCGACTTTGGCTTGTCTGCGTTTGCTCCTCCGGCAAGCAACCTCCAGAGGATGAACGGCTACCGTGCCCCGGAAGCATTGGACCCTCGAAAAATCACCCAGAAATCGGATGTCTACTCGTTTGGGGTCCTGCTGCTGGAGCTGCTGACCGGGAAGTGCCCGTCTATGGGCGAAAATGTCGGGCCCGGGATGGGCTACGGCGGGGTGGTGGACCTGCCGAGGTGGGTTCAATCGGTGGTGAGGGAGGAGTGGACGGCGGAGGTGTTCGACTTGGAGCTGATGAGGTACAAGGACATCGAGGAGGAGATGGTGGGGCTGCTTCAGGTGGCCATGGCTTGCACTTCGGCGGCGCCCGATCAGCGGCCGAAGATGAGCCAGGTTGTGAAGCTGATCGAGGAGCTAAGGGGAGTGGAAGTGTCCCCGTCGCACGAAGCACTGGAGTCGGTCTCGGACTCACCGTCGATGTCGGAAGATGCTGCAAGCGGCGTGAATCAGTCTTGA
- the LOC127806872 gene encoding probable protein phosphatase 2C 15, translating to MGSRDERHHHNLVPLAALISREMKSEKMGKPTLRYGHAAQSRKGEDYFMINTDCQSIQGNPSSAFSVFAIFDGHNGQTAAIFSRDHLLNHVLGALPRGLGREEWLQALPRALVAGFVKTDKEFQNKGETSGTTVTFVIVDGWTVTVASVGDSRCILDTLGGTVCVLTVDHRLEENEEERQRVTASGGEVGRLSIVGGVEVGPLRCWPGGLCLSRSIGDVDVGEFIVPIPHVKQVKLSHAGGRLIIASDGIWDALSSEMAAKSCRGLPAELAARQVVKEALRTRGLKDDTTCIVVDIIPPDNTVQPLASPKKQNKLRALLFGKRSRDSANKLSKKLSAVGIVEELFDEGSAMLAERLGHDESNGQWSNSLFICAVCQVNLAPSEGLSVHAGSIFSMSSKPWQGPFLCADCRNKKDAMEGKRPSGVKVA from the exons ATGGGGTCTAGGGATGAGAGGCATCACCACAATCTTGTACCTCTGGCTGCATTGATCAGCAGAGAGATGAAGAGTGAGAAGATGGGGAAGCCAACTCTGAGATATGGCCATGCTGCACAGTCTAGGAAAGGGGAGGATTATTTCATGATCAATACTGATTGCCAGAGTATTCAGGGGAATCCTTCCTCGGCCTTTTCTGTCTTTGCG ATCTTTGATGGGCACAATGGGCAAACTGCAGCAATATTTTCAAGGGATCACTTGCTAAATCATGTATTGGGTGCTCTTCCTAGAGGGCTCGGCCGGGAGGAGTGGCTTCAAGCTTTACCTCGGGCACTTGTTGCTGGTTTTGTGAAGACTGACAAGGAATTCCAGAACAAAG GTGAAACTTCTGGAACAACAGTTACATTTGTAATAGTTGATGGATGGACTGTGACGGTAGCATCTGTCGGAGACTCCCGTTGTATTTTAGACACTCTGGGGGGCACTGTCTGTGTCTTGACAGTAGATCATAGACTGGAGGAAAATGAAGAGGA GAGGCAACGTGTAACTGCCAGTGGAGGCGAAGTTGGGAGGCTTAGTATTGTTGGTGGTGTAGAG GTTGGTCCTCTTCGATGCTGGCCAGGGGGTTTATGCCTTTCAAGATCTATTGGAGATGTAGATGTTGGAGAATTTATCGTTCCAATACCCCATGTTAAACAAGTGAAG CTATCACATGCAGGTGGAAGGCTTATAATCGCTTCGGATGGCATCTGGGATGCATTATCCTCAGAAATGGCAGCAAAATCTTGTCGTGGATTGCCTGCCGAACTTGCTGCTAGGCAAGTTGTGAAG GAAGCTTTGAGGACAAGGGGGCTGAAGGATGATACAACCTGCATAGTAGTTGACATAATTCCTCCTGATAATACAGTGCAGCCTTTAGCTTCCCCAAAGAAGCAGAACAAACTCAGAGCTTTATTGTTTGGGAAGAGATCTCGGGATTCTGCTAACAAACTATCTAAGAAGCTCTCAGCTGTAGGTATTGTAGAAGAACTATTTGATGAAGGCTCAGCAATGCTTGCTGAAAG ATTGGGACACGACGAGTCTAACGGCCAATGGTCAAACAGTTTGTTTATATGCGCGGTTTGTCAAGTTAACCTTGCTCCAAGTGAAGGGCTATCGGTTCATGCGGGTTCCATCTTCTCCATGAGCTCAAAGCCCTGGCAAGGCCCCTTCCTCTGCGCGGATTGCCGCAATAAGAAGGATGCCATGGAAGGAAAACGACCCAGCGGAGTTAAAGTGGCTTAA